The Victivallaceae bacterium genome contains a region encoding:
- a CDS encoding OmpH family outer membrane protein, with translation MKKLPLLFLLASTCLPLSAQEIRSLDLKRCFEESLLGQKERTSLELLKKQFSENTEKLEKELETLGNQLQDEDYMAGLSMKAAEELRKKFDELGQEYNIYHNQYYQLLNQANMRATQKLLKAIKSASLQVLKKENLDLIVNEEVILASKEGIDVTDKILNILEKDFKESSHKIEADDNS, from the coding sequence ATGAAAAAATTACCGCTATTATTTCTGTTGGCTTCTACCTGTTTGCCTCTTTCGGCTCAAGAGATCAGATCGTTAGATCTAAAAAGATGTTTTGAAGAATCTCTTTTAGGACAAAAAGAAAGGACATCGTTAGAACTTCTGAAAAAACAATTTTCTGAAAATACCGAAAAGTTGGAGAAAGAATTGGAAACCTTGGGTAATCAACTTCAAGATGAAGATTACATGGCTGGACTGTCAATGAAAGCGGCTGAAGAGTTAAGAAAAAAATTTGACGAACTCGGTCAGGAGTACAATATCTATCATAATCAATATTATCAATTGTTGAATCAAGCCAATATGCGCGCTACTCAAAAACTTTTGAAAGCCATTAAGTCGGCGTCTCTTCAAGTTTTGAAAAAAGAGAACTTAGATTTAATTGTTAATGAAGAAGTGATTTTAGCTTCGAAAGAAGGTATTGATGTTACCGATAAAATACTGAATATACTTGAAAAAGATTTTAAGGAAAGTAGTCATAAAATCGAAGCCGATGATAACTCCTAG
- the lpxD gene encoding UDP-3-O-(3-hydroxymyristoyl)glucosamine N-acyltransferase → MSEINLSFSLKELSEITGSQIFGDPDYIIQGVGAIDKSSSAEITFLENSRYDKFFANSLAGAIIVSPKHDLVEGKNYLLHSQPMLAFQKIAELFMKTPNSGFEGIHPTAIIHEEAIVEDGVIMEPYVVIAKGVQIGSGTKISTASFIGANTKIGNDCLIHAHVTIRENVIIGNRVVIQPGAVIGSCGFGYTPDQCGNYNSLKHLGKVIIEDNVEIGANTTIDRGRFECTFIGKGTKIDNLVQIAHNVTIGSHTLIVSQAGISGSTQIGNRVIIGGQVGIAGHLSICDLAVITARTGLAKSIPTPGVWGGAPGRPHKENMLNQAQYKKIPSIEKRVKSLEETLKTLELAGKS, encoded by the coding sequence ATGTCTGAAATAAATTTATCTTTTTCATTGAAAGAATTGTCCGAAATCACCGGTTCTCAGATATTTGGAGATCCCGATTATATCATTCAAGGTGTCGGCGCTATAGATAAATCTTCTTCTGCCGAAATAACTTTTCTTGAAAATTCAAGATATGACAAGTTTTTTGCGAATTCTTTGGCTGGAGCCATTATAGTTTCACCTAAACACGATTTGGTGGAAGGTAAGAATTATTTGTTGCATTCTCAGCCGATGTTGGCTTTTCAGAAAATCGCAGAGCTTTTTATGAAAACACCGAATTCCGGTTTTGAGGGAATACATCCTACGGCAATCATACATGAGGAAGCAATTGTAGAAGACGGTGTTATTATGGAACCTTATGTCGTAATTGCTAAAGGAGTCCAAATCGGTTCCGGCACAAAAATCAGTACCGCTTCTTTTATAGGAGCCAATACGAAAATCGGAAATGATTGTTTGATACATGCTCACGTCACAATCAGAGAAAACGTCATTATCGGAAATCGAGTTGTCATTCAACCTGGAGCCGTTATCGGTTCATGCGGTTTCGGTTATACGCCTGATCAATGCGGCAATTACAATTCTCTCAAACATTTGGGAAAAGTTATCATCGAAGACAATGTTGAAATAGGAGCTAATACGACGATTGATCGCGGTAGATTCGAGTGTACGTTCATTGGGAAAGGAACAAAAATAGACAATTTGGTTCAAATTGCTCACAATGTGACAATTGGCTCTCATACTCTAATAGTATCGCAAGCTGGGATTTCCGGTTCGACTCAAATAGGAAATCGAGTTATTATCGGGGGACAAGTAGGAATAGCCGGTCATTTATCTATATGCGACTTAGCCGTAATAACGGCAAGAACAGGATTGGCAAAGTCAATCCCGACTCCCGGAGTTTGGGGAGGAGCGCCTGGCAGACCTCATAAAGAAAATATGCTTAACCAAGCGCAATATAAAAAGATTCCCTCTATAGAAAAAAGAGTCAAATCTTTGGAAGAAACTTTAAAAACTCTTGAACTTGCCGGAAAATCATAA
- a CDS encoding thiamine pyrophosphate-dependent enzyme: MSPCNSYFSLYPGLSRLEFVKKMLDDFGENNCISSLKRMILVREFETRGEAAYLNGLIGGFYHSYAGEEAIATSLIASCGKENFIFASYRCHAYALELDVSPSAIAAELLGKTTGCALGRGGSMHMCADTMPGGFGIVGGQIPLALGGAFSAKYLDRNCISIAVIGDGAVAQGVFHESLNYASLHSLPLMIIVENNFWGMGTSLKKAIAALPIWERYGKAYDILSYCLNGMDFFNCLSGFRVAHQQMFKTQRPALIECSCARFRGHSISDPNAYRSEQEMKETFQQDPIILLKDDLIKAGLLTSEEYDVFKKEAKNTVREAFSYAENSPDPLITELEENVYAP, translated from the coding sequence ATGAGTCCTTGCAATTCTTATTTTTCTTTATATCCGGGCTTAAGCAGACTGGAATTTGTAAAGAAAATGCTCGATGATTTCGGCGAAAACAACTGTATTTCCTCACTTAAGAGAATGATCCTAGTTAGGGAATTCGAAACTCGAGGCGAAGCCGCTTATCTTAACGGCTTAATCGGAGGCTTTTATCATTCTTATGCCGGAGAAGAAGCCATTGCGACGTCTTTAATTGCATCGTGCGGAAAAGAGAATTTTATATTTGCTTCCTATAGATGCCATGCTTACGCGTTGGAACTCGATGTATCGCCCAGTGCTATCGCCGCTGAACTTTTGGGTAAAACCACAGGATGTGCTCTGGGCAGAGGAGGTTCGATGCACATGTGTGCAGACACAATGCCCGGAGGATTCGGTATAGTAGGCGGACAAATTCCTTTAGCCCTGGGTGGGGCTTTTTCGGCTAAATATCTTGATCGAAACTGCATTTCAATCGCCGTTATCGGCGACGGTGCCGTAGCACAGGGAGTTTTTCACGAAAGTCTCAATTATGCCTCTCTTCATTCTCTTCCCTTAATGATCATTGTAGAAAATAATTTTTGGGGAATGGGAACGTCGTTAAAAAAAGCCATAGCAGCTCTTCCAATATGGGAACGTTATGGAAAGGCTTATGATATTCTCTCTTATTGTTTAAACGGAATGGACTTTTTTAATTGTTTATCAGGTTTCCGTGTCGCTCATCAACAAATGTTCAAAACTCAACGACCGGCTCTAATCGAATGTTCGTGTGCACGGTTTAGAGGCCATTCCATATCCGATCCAAATGCTTATCGAAGCGAGCAGGAAATGAAAGAAACTTTTCAACAAGATCCGATCATACTTTTAAAAGATGATTTGATAAAGGCTGGTCTTCTGACTTCCGAAGAATACGATGTGTTTAAAAAAGAAGCCAAAAACACTGTCCGGGAAGCATTTTCTTATGCCGAAAATTCACCGGATCCTCTTATTACAGAATTGGAAGAAAACGTCTATGCCCCTTAA
- a CDS encoding pyruvate dehydrogenase complex E1 component subunit beta, with amino-acid sequence MPLKQTIPIREALRQAIDEEMSRDDTVFVIGEEVGSYNGAYKVTKGLLDKWGPKRIIDTPISEAGFAGMAIGAAVTGLRPIVEFMSWNFSLVAADQIISNAAKMYYMTGGKFSVPIVFRGPNGAAAQVSCQHSHSLEALYANFPGLIIVAPCTPFDAKGLLKSSIRSNNPVLFLENELQYHIQGEVPTEEYTVPLGKARMVQEGKDITIIGYSRMISVCLEAISVVKNLGISVELIDLRTIKPLDVSSILRSVHKTGKCLIVEEGHYFSGIGAEIAATLVSLAFDSLDAPVLRVTQKETPMPYSKILEANSLPNADRVVEAIKKLMG; translated from the coding sequence ATGCCCCTTAAACAAACTATTCCTATTAGAGAAGCCCTTCGACAAGCAATCGATGAAGAGATGTCTCGAGACGACACCGTCTTCGTAATCGGCGAAGAAGTCGGAAGTTATAATGGCGCCTACAAAGTGACAAAAGGATTATTGGATAAATGGGGACCTAAAAGAATTATAGATACTCCGATCAGTGAGGCAGGTTTTGCGGGTATGGCCATCGGAGCGGCAGTAACCGGATTACGTCCCATCGTAGAATTTATGAGTTGGAATTTTTCTTTAGTAGCAGCCGATCAGATTATTTCCAATGCAGCAAAAATGTATTATATGACTGGAGGAAAGTTTTCGGTTCCGATAGTATTTAGAGGCCCTAACGGAGCGGCTGCTCAAGTCTCTTGTCAACATTCCCATTCCTTGGAAGCCCTTTACGCCAATTTTCCTGGTCTTATTATTGTAGCTCCGTGTACACCTTTCGATGCTAAAGGATTATTGAAAAGTTCAATACGTAGTAACAATCCGGTTTTATTTCTGGAAAACGAATTGCAATATCATATTCAAGGCGAAGTTCCAACGGAAGAATATACGGTCCCTTTGGGGAAAGCACGTATGGTTCAAGAGGGAAAAGACATTACGATAATCGGTTACAGCAGGATGATTTCGGTGTGTTTAGAAGCAATCTCAGTCGTAAAGAATTTAGGAATATCCGTAGAACTCATTGACTTACGCACAATTAAGCCTTTAGATGTTTCTTCTATACTCAGATCAGTGCATAAAACCGGAAAATGTCTTATTGTTGAAGAAGGTCATTACTTTTCGGGAATAGGAGCGGAAATAGCAGCTACTTTAGTTTCACTGGCTTTTGACTCATTAGACGCACCTGTTTTACGCGTGACTCAAAAAGAAACCCCCATGCCCTACTCGAAAATTCTTGAAGCAAATAGCTTACCTAATGCCGATCGAGTTGTAGAGGCTATAAAAAAATTAATGGGATAA
- a CDS encoding 2-oxo acid dehydrogenase subunit E2, translating to MLIKINMPKLSPTMESGAIVKWHKCEGDFIEVGDPLLDIATDKAVLSHSSTEEGWLGLIIKKDRETVPVGCTIAVLTSEKEEVVNPEDVITSVIKEVISSEPKYPNQEDKDSNKNFERTYIKQAGFSPEPPLTKLPVRRKSNKVSPLARKLASLNNLDLSTVCGTGPGGRIMKKDIDYAPKKGLVSFGCDHNECSDLPGSFEESKLSPIRSTIAARLQASKSYIPHFYVTQRVNVSALIEAKNQLENLGCKFSINDLLTRACSLTLKAFPCVNSGFNSVENKIIKFKTIDISFAVAIPEGLITPIIRCADKKNLEEIREETKKLVTKARNNSLKEEEYKGGSFCISNLGMTGISEFTAIINPPQTAILAVGGTETRPLVYNGTIVIGQEMTLTLSVDHRVIDGMKAALFLKHLQKLLENPIGLLIS from the coding sequence ATGCTTATCAAAATCAATATGCCTAAATTATCTCCTACTATGGAATCCGGAGCTATAGTAAAGTGGCATAAATGCGAAGGGGATTTTATTGAAGTCGGCGACCCGTTATTGGATATAGCGACGGATAAAGCAGTCTTATCTCATTCGTCAACCGAAGAGGGTTGGTTGGGATTGATTATAAAAAAAGATCGAGAAACAGTTCCGGTAGGATGTACTATAGCCGTTTTAACTTCGGAAAAAGAAGAAGTCGTGAATCCGGAAGATGTTATTACTTCTGTTATAAAAGAAGTTATTTCTTCCGAACCGAAATATCCGAATCAAGAGGATAAGGATTCGAATAAAAACTTTGAACGAACTTATATAAAACAAGCCGGTTTTTCTCCGGAACCTCCGTTAACTAAACTTCCAGTAAGACGAAAATCAAACAAAGTTTCTCCTTTAGCTAGGAAGCTTGCCTCCCTCAATAATCTGGATCTTTCAACGGTATGCGGCACAGGGCCTGGAGGACGAATCATGAAAAAAGATATCGACTATGCCCCCAAAAAAGGTTTAGTCAGCTTCGGTTGTGATCACAACGAATGTTCCGATCTGCCAGGCTCGTTCGAAGAATCCAAACTTTCTCCTATTCGATCGACGATTGCCGCACGGCTGCAAGCGTCTAAAAGTTATATCCCTCATTTTTACGTTACTCAACGCGTTAATGTATCGGCACTGATCGAAGCCAAAAATCAATTAGAGAATTTGGGATGTAAGTTTTCAATCAATGATTTACTTACCAGAGCTTGTTCACTGACATTAAAAGCATTTCCTTGTGTGAACTCAGGATTTAATAGCGTAGAAAATAAAATCATCAAATTTAAGACCATCGATATCTCGTTTGCTGTAGCAATTCCGGAGGGACTAATTACGCCTATTATAAGATGTGCAGATAAAAAAAATTTAGAAGAAATTAGGGAAGAAACTAAAAAACTTGTCACTAAAGCCAGAAACAATTCCTTGAAAGAAGAAGAATATAAAGGCGGATCTTTCTGTATTTCGAATTTGGGGATGACTGGAATATCAGAGTTCACCGCTATTATAAATCCTCCTCAAACGGCAATATTAGCCGTCGGCGGAACGGAAACCCGTCCCCTTGTTTATAATGGGACCATTGTTATTGGACAGGAAATGACTTTAACTTTATCCGTAGATCATCGTGTAATTGACGGAATGAAAGCCGCTCTTTTTTTGAAACATTTACAAAAGCTTTTGGAAAATCCTATCGGGTTACTTATCAGCTGA
- a CDS encoding glycogen/starch/alpha-glucan phosphorylase: MQEVLSFDRNSVTVDSIKKSILKRLYLGVVQEPDIASKREMFKALASMVMEWLSKGWLQTQRKYYEDNSKRVYYISMEFLLGKSLKSNLLNLGLLELVEKAVHELGYTLDELAEMEDDAGLGNGGLGRLAACFVDSMATLSIPAYGYGIRYDYGIFSQKIVDGFQVETPDNWLRYGNAWEICRVEYLYPVKFYGRIHKYIDASGKEIFDWVDTQEVLAMAYDIPVPGYGNTTVNSLRLWQAQSPKGFDFNYFNHGNYMQAIEDIAMTQNISRVLYPNDSIFEGQELRLKQEYFLVSATIQDIIRRYNKTHLDLRLLFEHVAIQLNDTHPTLGIAEMMRILVDREEMEWHEAWKVTSKIFNYTNHTILPEALERWPVHLFEKLLPRHLDIIYKINSQWLGYVESVFPDDLEKVKKLSIIEETPNKMINMANLAIVGSEHVNGVSNLHSELLKKHLFKEFFEIFPNKFTNMTNGITLRRWVKLCNPLLANLFDRSIGDSWITDYRKFSEIHTFLDDASFIEEWQKIKTLNKERLSDMIFDETKISVNCDSLFDSHVKRIHEYKRQLMNIIRVIHDYILIKENPNDNHVPKTVIFSGKAAPGYVFAKLIIKLINSVATVINGDKFVREFLKVVFLPNYRVSSAEIIIPASDLSEQISLAGTEASGTGNMKFALNGALTIGTLDGANVEMAEHIGIDDMFIFGLTEGEVLELRPHYSSQVVYERNPSLKKALDLIKGGFFDEDKNLFEPISNRLLEGGDYYMVLEDFSSYTQAHRKVDDLFMKKEEWTKTSIRNVSGMGFFSSDRVIADYAKNIWNVHSIS, translated from the coding sequence ATGCAAGAAGTCTTATCTTTCGATCGTAATTCCGTGACCGTTGATAGTATTAAAAAATCTATTTTAAAAAGACTGTATTTGGGTGTTGTACAGGAACCTGACATTGCTTCAAAGAGAGAAATGTTTAAAGCTTTAGCTTCTATGGTTATGGAATGGTTATCGAAGGGATGGCTTCAAACTCAAAGAAAATATTACGAAGATAATTCAAAAAGAGTTTACTACATTTCTATGGAATTCCTTTTAGGAAAGAGTTTAAAAAGTAATTTATTAAATCTCGGTCTTTTGGAACTTGTGGAAAAGGCAGTTCATGAATTGGGTTACACTTTGGATGAGCTCGCCGAAATGGAAGACGATGCCGGGTTAGGAAACGGAGGATTGGGACGATTAGCAGCCTGTTTTGTCGACTCAATGGCTACTCTAAGTATTCCTGCTTACGGTTACGGAATTCGTTATGATTATGGTATTTTTTCACAAAAAATTGTTGATGGATTTCAAGTTGAAACACCGGATAATTGGTTAAGATACGGTAATGCTTGGGAAATTTGTCGTGTCGAATATTTATATCCCGTTAAATTTTACGGCAGAATCCATAAATATATCGATGCTTCAGGTAAAGAGATCTTCGATTGGGTCGATACTCAAGAAGTTTTAGCAATGGCCTATGATATTCCTGTTCCCGGATACGGAAATACAACGGTTAATTCTTTGAGGTTATGGCAAGCTCAATCTCCGAAGGGTTTTGATTTCAACTATTTTAATCACGGAAATTATATGCAAGCAATTGAAGACATTGCTATGACTCAGAATATTTCCAGAGTGCTTTATCCTAACGATTCCATTTTTGAAGGGCAAGAACTGAGATTAAAACAAGAATATTTTTTGGTTTCGGCAACAATCCAAGATATCATCAGAAGGTATAATAAAACACATTTAGATTTACGTTTATTGTTCGAACATGTGGCTATTCAATTAAACGATACACATCCCACCCTAGGTATAGCCGAAATGATGAGAATTCTCGTCGATAGGGAAGAGATGGAATGGCATGAAGCTTGGAAAGTAACTTCGAAAATATTTAATTACACAAACCATACGATTCTTCCCGAGGCTTTGGAACGATGGCCCGTTCATTTATTTGAAAAATTATTGCCGAGACATTTGGATATTATTTATAAAATAAATTCTCAATGGCTCGGATATGTGGAATCCGTTTTTCCCGATGATCTCGAAAAAGTCAAGAAATTATCGATTATAGAAGAAACTCCTAATAAAATGATTAATATGGCCAACCTGGCGATTGTAGGTTCGGAACATGTTAACGGAGTTTCAAATCTTCACTCGGAACTTTTGAAAAAACATCTTTTCAAAGAATTTTTTGAAATTTTTCCGAATAAATTTACTAATATGACTAATGGAATCACTCTTAGAAGATGGGTAAAACTTTGCAATCCTCTGCTCGCCAATCTATTTGATCGATCGATAGGGGATTCTTGGATTACCGATTATCGAAAGTTCTCGGAAATACATACCTTTTTAGATGATGCTTCTTTCATAGAAGAGTGGCAAAAAATAAAAACTCTGAATAAAGAACGATTATCCGACATGATTTTTGATGAAACGAAAATTTCCGTAAATTGTGATTCCTTGTTCGATTCTCACGTGAAGAGAATTCATGAATACAAAAGACAGCTTATGAATATCATAAGGGTTATTCATGATTATATTTTGATTAAGGAGAATCCTAACGACAATCATGTTCCTAAAACCGTTATTTTTAGCGGAAAAGCTGCTCCCGGTTATGTGTTTGCGAAATTAATTATTAAGTTAATTAATAGTGTGGCTACCGTCATAAACGGCGATAAGTTTGTAAGAGAATTTTTAAAAGTAGTTTTTCTTCCGAATTATAGAGTTTCTTCTGCTGAGATTATTATTCCTGCTTCGGATCTATCCGAGCAAATTTCATTGGCGGGAACGGAAGCTTCCGGAACCGGAAATATGAAATTTGCTTTAAATGGAGCTCTTACTATCGGTACTCTTGATGGGGCTAATGTGGAAATGGCCGAGCATATCGGAATAGACGATATGTTTATTTTTGGTTTAACGGAAGGTGAGGTTTTAGAGCTCAGACCGCATTATTCTTCTCAGGTAGTTTATGAAAGGAATCCTTCTTTAAAAAAGGCTTTGGATCTAATTAAAGGCGGCTTTTTTGATGAAGACAAGAATTTATTCGAGCCTATAAGCAATCGGTTACTTGAGGGGGGAGACTATTATATGGTTTTGGAAGATTTTTCTTCTTACACACAAGCTCATCGAAAGGTCGACGATCTTTTTATGAAAAAAGAAGAGTGGACAAAAACTTCAATCCGTAACGTATCCGGAATGGGATTTTTTTCAAGTGATAGGGTCATTGCCGATTATGCCAAAAATATCTGGAACGTACATTCCATCAGCTGA
- a CDS encoding DnaA/Hda family protein: MRAWNEFLLKQEREIGRETVNKWLRPLRVVCFDACNLYLEAAESFAYSWFEEHMRHKVDREFFNNNGKRIKVHLSLFKLPLVNSPEVKESLEAEASRPIFFRLHTDSLSKNFTFDNFRINQGNELAYKLLKDAVNFEDAFNPVYLFGLPGSGKTHLLIATARRLIAEGKKIVYSKADTFTYNVVSAIRNGEMQKFRSVCRKADALFIDDIDHLSGKAATQEEFFHTFNSLHIEGKLICLASRMNPQELKGIEDRLVSRFEWGIVVSIQPLKDIDLREFFIERLKEKSIFPSEVIITFLCKFFYGDMKRAVELVNEIPKRLKGKEKYCTFEKLQEIFKDFLDILRKNKLTPATIITVVAQYYGIRIEDVLSKSQSRENVVPRQVAMHLCREYLAMPYIKIGDIFLRDHSTVMSAVKHIKEELESGNRNLISALNLIGKSLA, encoded by the coding sequence ATGCGAGCCTGGAATGAATTTCTTTTAAAACAAGAGAGAGAAATAGGTAGAGAGACCGTTAATAAGTGGCTACGTCCTTTACGAGTCGTTTGTTTTGATGCTTGTAATCTTTATTTAGAAGCGGCCGAATCTTTTGCTTATTCTTGGTTTGAAGAGCATATGCGTCATAAGGTTGATAGGGAGTTTTTTAACAACAACGGAAAACGCATTAAGGTGCATCTTTCGCTTTTCAAATTGCCTTTAGTAAACTCTCCGGAAGTGAAAGAATCTTTAGAAGCGGAAGCTTCTCGTCCTATATTTTTTCGCCTACATACTGATTCTTTATCAAAAAATTTTACTTTTGACAATTTTCGAATTAACCAAGGCAATGAATTGGCCTATAAGCTACTCAAAGATGCCGTTAATTTCGAAGATGCTTTTAATCCAGTGTATTTATTCGGTCTTCCCGGCAGCGGAAAAACTCATTTGTTAATAGCTACTGCACGTAGACTTATTGCTGAAGGAAAAAAGATAGTCTATAGTAAAGCCGATACTTTTACTTACAATGTTGTGAGTGCCATAAGAAACGGTGAAATGCAAAAGTTTCGTTCTGTGTGTCGTAAAGCGGACGCCTTATTCATCGATGACATAGATCATTTAAGCGGTAAAGCCGCAACTCAGGAAGAGTTTTTTCATACTTTTAATTCTTTACATATCGAAGGTAAATTAATTTGCCTCGCATCCAGAATGAATCCTCAGGAGTTAAAGGGAATAGAAGATCGACTGGTCAGTCGTTTTGAATGGGGGATTGTCGTCTCCATACAACCTTTAAAGGATATTGATTTAAGAGAGTTTTTTATTGAACGATTGAAAGAAAAATCAATTTTTCCTTCGGAAGTAATAATTACGTTTTTATGTAAGTTTTTTTACGGTGACATGAAACGTGCTGTCGAACTTGTTAATGAAATACCAAAGAGGCTTAAGGGAAAAGAAAAATATTGTACTTTTGAGAAATTACAGGAAATTTTTAAAGATTTTTTAGATATCCTTCGAAAAAACAAATTGACTCCAGCTACGATTATTACCGTTGTAGCCCAGTATTATGGAATCAGAATAGAGGATGTTCTAAGTAAATCTCAGTCTAGGGAAAATGTGGTGCCGCGTCAGGTAGCCATGCATTTGTGCAGGGAGTATTTGGCCATGCCTTACATTAAGATAGGAGATATTTTTTTAAGAGATCATTCCACGGTTATGTCTGCCGTCAAGCATATCAAAGAAGAGCTGGAATCAGGAAATAGAAATCTCATAAGTGCTTTAAATTTAATAGGAAAATCTTTAGCCTAA